A portion of the Acidisoma sp. PAMC 29798 genome contains these proteins:
- a CDS encoding fimbria/pilus outer membrane usher protein, with protein MSNALAAPAPPPAAPPPTLTADAPDAMSAIHAIDLYLDVTLNGASRGLIHFGYRDHALWASHTTLHELGIVFPSGGADPMRLDSLKGLHIAYDQQNQAVTLVAPLKSLRLSTKMLVDETPSAAHASAAPGILLNYNLFGTQSQGGIGSLSAYSEFRAFNGFGTFSSTGLSQMTTGAGPATDRTSRLDTSWSTSFPGNLLTLRIGDTLTAATSWSRATRIGGIQFGTNFALQPYLVTTPLAQFLGSATLPSQVELYVNGIKRYSGDVAAGPFQLNSVPGISGAGNAQVVLTNALGQVSNYSFSLYNAEQLLQKGLADWSVELGAVRENYGLQSFDYGGEPVASGTFRYGVNNHLTVETHAECTSGLANAGIGGAVLLGNAGGILSGSLASSDHQGVLGSQFSLGYSWSNARYNIGLNATRATSGYTDVATLYGGPPPALSASATAGLSLGRWGNISASYIALDETQQSSRYVSVNWSKPIGNALSLDFSANQNLRQQSQRSLLLNLNVSLDSDTYASTSVQNENGVNSITLNENRTVPSTGGFGWRAEQEEGAGRPQGLAELDYQGDDAAIQGGVSNLGGKATAYTSVNGALVLIGGHPFATRTLNSAFAVVSTDGKADVPVSLENNPFGKTDSRGLLLISPLNAYQDNHISIDPMNLPANLNVDRVKAITTPTDRAGTIVKFAIVPIRAAAIILVDAAGKAVPLGSQVQLQGVPRDPAEPVLVGFDGAAYLDDLTLHNVLDVQTPSGPCHVSFDYHQQGTDIPQIGPLICKQGQMP; from the coding sequence ATGTCCAACGCGCTTGCCGCCCCCGCACCGCCGCCGGCCGCACCGCCGCCGACCCTCACCGCGGATGCGCCGGATGCGATGTCAGCCATTCACGCGATTGACCTCTATCTCGACGTCACGCTGAATGGCGCGAGCCGTGGTCTCATCCATTTCGGATATCGCGATCATGCGCTCTGGGCCTCTCACACCACTCTGCACGAACTCGGCATCGTTTTCCCGAGCGGTGGCGCCGATCCCATGCGGCTCGACAGCCTAAAGGGATTGCACATTGCCTATGATCAGCAAAACCAGGCCGTGACCCTCGTGGCGCCGCTGAAGTCGCTGCGTCTCTCCACCAAGATGCTGGTCGACGAAACCCCGTCGGCAGCCCATGCGAGCGCCGCGCCCGGCATCTTGCTCAACTACAATCTGTTTGGAACCCAGTCGCAGGGTGGCATCGGAAGCCTGAGTGCCTACAGCGAGTTCCGGGCCTTCAACGGTTTCGGTACGTTCAGCTCGACGGGTCTGTCGCAAATGACAACCGGCGCCGGCCCGGCCACCGACCGCACATCGCGGCTCGACACGAGCTGGAGCACGTCCTTTCCCGGTAACCTGCTGACGCTCCGCATTGGCGACACGTTGACGGCCGCGACGTCATGGTCGCGCGCCACGCGCATTGGCGGCATCCAGTTCGGCACGAACTTCGCCCTGCAGCCCTATCTCGTGACGACACCCTTGGCGCAGTTCCTCGGTTCGGCGACGCTACCGTCGCAAGTCGAGCTCTACGTCAATGGCATCAAGCGCTATAGCGGTGATGTCGCGGCGGGTCCCTTCCAGCTCAACTCCGTGCCCGGCATCAGTGGCGCGGGAAACGCGCAGGTGGTGTTGACCAATGCCTTGGGCCAGGTCAGCAACTACAGTTTCTCGCTGTACAATGCCGAGCAGCTTCTGCAGAAAGGGCTCGCGGATTGGTCCGTGGAGCTCGGCGCAGTCCGTGAGAACTACGGCTTGCAGTCCTTCGACTATGGCGGTGAACCGGTCGCCAGCGGCACCTTTCGCTACGGCGTCAACAATCACCTGACGGTCGAAACGCATGCCGAGTGTACCAGCGGATTGGCCAATGCCGGCATAGGCGGCGCGGTTTTGCTGGGGAACGCTGGCGGTATTCTCTCCGGCTCGCTCGCCTCTAGCGATCACCAAGGTGTCCTGGGGTCGCAATTCAGCCTCGGCTATAGCTGGAGCAATGCGCGCTACAATATCGGCCTCAACGCCACCCGCGCGACCAGCGGATATACCGATGTCGCGACGCTGTACGGCGGCCCGCCACCCGCGCTCAGTGCCAGTGCGACCGCCGGCCTCAGTCTGGGCCGGTGGGGCAATATTAGCGCAAGCTACATCGCTCTGGACGAGACGCAGCAGAGCAGCCGCTATGTCAGCGTCAATTGGTCCAAGCCGATCGGCAATGCCCTCTCGCTGGATTTCAGTGCGAACCAAAATCTTCGTCAGCAGAGCCAGCGCAGCCTTCTGCTGAATCTCAATGTGTCGCTCGACAGCGATACCTATGCCAGCACATCGGTTCAGAACGAAAACGGTGTCAACTCGATCACCCTCAATGAGAATCGAACGGTTCCAAGCACCGGCGGCTTCGGCTGGCGCGCCGAGCAAGAGGAAGGGGCAGGGCGCCCACAAGGTCTCGCGGAGCTGGACTATCAGGGCGACGATGCGGCAATCCAGGGTGGGGTCAGCAATCTTGGCGGCAAGGCCACGGCTTATACCAGCGTGAATGGCGCGCTGGTGCTGATCGGCGGACACCCCTTTGCCACACGCACCCTCAACAGCGCCTTCGCCGTGGTCTCCACCGATGGCAAGGCCGATGTGCCCGTCAGCCTGGAGAATAATCCATTCGGCAAGACCGACAGTCGCGGCCTGCTCCTCATCTCGCCGCTGAACGCGTATCAGGACAACCACATCAGCATCGATCCGATGAACCTTCCCGCTAATCTCAATGTCGATCGCGTCAAAGCCATCACCACGCCCACGGATCGCGCTGGCACGATCGTCAAATTCGCCATCGTGCCGATCCGCGCGGCGGCGATCATTTTGGTCGACGCCGCCGGCAAGGCGGTGCCCCTCGGCAGCCAGGTGCAGCTTCAGGGCGTGCCCCGTGACCCGGCCGAGCCCGTTCTGGTCGGCTTCGATGGCGCCGCCTATCTGGATGACCTCACCCTACA
- a CDS encoding fimbrial biogenesis chaperone: protein MRSRATYGYALLAAFCSVCGSAAASGLQVSPITLSLLASQVADGLWLSNAGHGALYAQVRVYHWTQPNGVEQLTLSRSLLVSPPMLQIQPNDEQLVRVIRVGPPPIGPQAVEDAYRISIDELPVTGAGVRSGLQFVLHYSLPIFVEPVSVTHLAPVLHWSLESDGEKAFLDVSNSGTEHAQLSGVTYVDAAGRRGDITPGLLGYVLPGATMRFALRQPASDFAGNVTFEAMVNGSNLTQNVSLADTPR from the coding sequence ATGCGGTCCAGGGCGACCTATGGCTACGCGCTCCTCGCCGCCTTCTGCAGCGTTTGTGGAAGTGCGGCGGCCTCCGGCCTACAAGTCTCACCGATCACCTTGAGCCTATTGGCGTCGCAAGTCGCGGATGGGTTATGGCTCAGCAACGCAGGGCATGGTGCCTTGTATGCGCAGGTCCGCGTCTACCACTGGACGCAACCGAATGGCGTCGAGCAGCTGACACTGTCGCGCAGCCTTCTGGTCAGCCCACCCATGTTGCAGATCCAGCCGAATGACGAGCAACTGGTCCGGGTTATCCGTGTCGGGCCACCCCCGATCGGCCCGCAAGCCGTGGAGGATGCCTACCGCATTTCCATCGACGAATTGCCCGTGACAGGCGCAGGCGTCCGGAGCGGTTTGCAATTCGTTTTGCATTATTCCCTACCAATCTTTGTCGAGCCGGTCAGCGTGACCCATCTCGCGCCAGTGCTGCACTGGAGCCTGGAGAGCGACGGAGAAAAGGCGTTTCTGGACGTCAGCAATAGCGGCACCGAACATGCGCAGCTTTCCGGTGTGACCTATGTCGATGCTGCCGGTCGCCGTGGCGACATCACACCCGGCTTGCTGGGCTATGTCTTGCCCGGCGCCACCATGCGATTCGCGTTGCGACAGCCAGCCAGTGATTTTGCCGGCAATGTCACGTTCGAGGCGATGGTCAACGGCTCGAATCTGACACAAAATGTTTCGTTGGCCGATACTCCTCGCTGA
- a CDS encoding Csu type fimbrial protein: MKTMKLAAALLLANGIAVTANAASSATATFQVLLTITKACSVTAGSTSNISIGTVTSTATNTQGTNTINVTCSKTTPYFIGLAPSNASTTGAGVMAGTISGNTDTVPYQLYSGTGTTIWGNTATSTAIGNGVAGTGTGAVQAISVYATAPGANYTPDAYKDTVTVNVNY; encoded by the coding sequence ATGAAGACGATGAAACTGGCGGCGGCGCTGCTGTTGGCCAATGGGATCGCGGTCACCGCCAATGCCGCCAGCTCCGCCACAGCAACCTTCCAGGTCCTGCTGACCATCACCAAGGCCTGTAGCGTCACAGCAGGATCCACATCCAATATCAGCATCGGCACGGTTACCTCGACCGCGACGAATACCCAGGGCACCAATACCATCAACGTGACCTGCTCGAAAACGACGCCCTATTTCATTGGTCTGGCGCCTTCCAACGCGAGCACCACCGGTGCGGGCGTCATGGCCGGCACGATCTCCGGCAATACCGACACAGTGCCCTATCAACTCTATTCCGGCACAGGCACCACGATTTGGGGCAACACGGCAACCAGCACCGCGATCGGCAATGGCGTGGCCGGCACCGGCACCGGCGCCGTTCAAGCGATCTCGGTCTATGCGACCGCGCCCGGCGCGAACTACACGCCTGACGCCTACAAAGACACTGTGACCGTCAACGTCAACTACTGA
- the glmS gene encoding glutamine--fructose-6-phosphate transaminase (isomerizing) yields the protein MCGIVGILGARPAAPLILEALGRLEYRGYDSAGIATLHEGDIERRRAEGKLGNLTAVLARRPLPGTTGIGHTRWATHGAPTEGNAHPHGTSRVSVVHNGIIENHAALRAELEAEGQEFQTETDTESVAQLLDLYLKRGMAPEDAAGQALRRLEGAYALALIFAGYPDLMIGARHGAPLAVGFGEDEMFLGSDALALAPLTRQIAYLEDGDWAVITRDGARFMNRAGQTVDRAIRETRLTGAAIGRGAYRHFMEKELHEHPVVIGDVLSRMIDPATRSVVLPDFPFDLAAIPRVTISACGSAYYAGLVGRVWLESLARMPTDGDVASEFRYRAPPLPAGGLGLLVSQSGETADTMAALRYMQDEGQHVLSIVNVPESSMARESDAVLETLAGPEIGVASTKAFTAQLTVLACFALAAGRARGTLDAAREAALTQALMEVPGHAAEVLEGAAAEAIGRIAERIAEARDVLYLGRGSCFPIALEGALKLKEISYIHAEGYAAGEMKHGPIALIDRHVPVVAIAPSGPLFEKTASNLQEAAARGGQVIVFSDAAGAAKLQGIAAATVVLPACDPFVAPILYAVAVQMLAYRVALLKGTDVDQPRNLAKSVTVE from the coding sequence ATGTGTGGCATCGTCGGCATTCTCGGCGCGCGCCCCGCCGCGCCGCTGATCCTGGAAGCGCTCGGACGCCTCGAATATCGCGGCTATGACAGTGCCGGCATCGCCACGCTGCATGAGGGCGACATTGAGCGTCGTCGCGCGGAAGGCAAGCTCGGCAATCTGACGGCGGTGCTGGCGCGCCGGCCCCTTCCGGGCACCACGGGCATCGGCCATACCCGCTGGGCGACCCATGGCGCCCCGACCGAGGGCAATGCCCATCCGCATGGGACGTCCCGGGTATCGGTCGTGCACAACGGCATCATCGAAAACCACGCCGCCCTCCGCGCCGAACTGGAGGCCGAAGGCCAGGAATTCCAGACCGAGACCGACACGGAATCGGTGGCCCAATTGCTGGACCTCTATCTCAAGCGCGGCATGGCCCCGGAGGACGCGGCCGGGCAGGCGCTACGCCGGCTGGAGGGCGCCTACGCCCTGGCGCTGATCTTCGCAGGCTATCCCGATCTCATGATCGGCGCCCGCCACGGCGCGCCGCTCGCCGTGGGCTTCGGCGAGGATGAGATGTTCCTGGGCTCCGATGCCCTCGCTTTGGCGCCGCTGACGCGGCAAATCGCTTATCTGGAGGATGGCGACTGGGCCGTGATCACCCGGGATGGCGCGCGCTTCATGAACCGCGCCGGCCAGACCGTGGACCGCGCCATTCGCGAAACCCGCCTGACCGGGGCCGCCATCGGGCGGGGCGCTTACCGCCATTTCATGGAGAAGGAGCTGCACGAGCATCCCGTGGTGATCGGCGATGTGCTCAGCCGCATGATCGACCCCGCGACGCGCAGCGTGGTTCTGCCGGACTTCCCCTTCGACCTCGCGGCCATTCCCCGTGTCACGATCAGCGCCTGCGGCTCGGCCTATTACGCCGGCCTCGTCGGGCGGGTTTGGCTGGAAAGCCTGGCGCGGATGCCGACGGATGGCGATGTCGCGAGCGAGTTCCGCTACCGCGCGCCCCCCTTGCCGGCGGGCGGCCTAGGCCTGCTGGTGAGCCAATCCGGCGAGACCGCCGATACCATGGCGGCGCTGCGCTATATGCAGGATGAGGGGCAGCATGTGCTGTCCATCGTCAATGTGCCCGAAAGCAGCATGGCGCGAGAGAGCGATGCGGTGCTGGAGACGCTGGCTGGCCCCGAAATCGGCGTCGCGAGCACGAAGGCCTTCACGGCGCAACTGACGGTCCTGGCATGCTTCGCCCTGGCGGCGGGCCGGGCGCGCGGCACGCTGGACGCGGCGCGCGAGGCAGCGCTGACCCAGGCGCTGATGGAAGTACCAGGCCATGCCGCCGAGGTGCTGGAGGGCGCCGCCGCGGAGGCCATCGGCCGCATCGCCGAGCGCATCGCCGAAGCGCGGGATGTGCTGTATCTCGGCCGCGGGTCCTGCTTCCCCATCGCCCTGGAAGGGGCGCTGAAACTCAAGGAAATCAGTTACATCCATGCCGAAGGCTATGCTGCCGGCGAGATGAAGCACGGGCCGATCGCCTTGATCGACCGGCATGTGCCGGTGGTGGCCATCGCGCCGTCGGGGCCTTTGTTCGAAAAGACCGCATCCAACCTGCAGGAAGCGGCGGCGCGGGGCGGGCAGGTGATCGTGTTCAGCGACGCCGCCGGGGCGGCGAAGCTTCAGGGCATTGCGGCCGCGACCGTGGTGCTGCCGGCTTGCGATCCCTTCGTAGCGCCGATTCTCTATGCCGTGGCGGTGCAGATGCTTGCCTATCGCGTGGCCCTGCTGAAGGGCACGGATGTCGACCAACCGCGCAACCTCGCCAAGTCCGTCACGGTGGAATAG
- the glmU gene encoding bifunctional UDP-N-acetylglucosamine diphosphorylase/glucosamine-1-phosphate N-acetyltransferase GlmU — MNTTAVILAAGLGTRMKSALPKALHPIAGRPMLTHLLDAAKSVFDRIVVVTGPEMEAVAMVAAPYPTVVQTARLGTAHAALQAAPQFGAGEVAILYADNPLITAETLRRLREARSGEIGLALLAMRPPAPGKYGRVLTDAVGDVTAIVEWAEATQDQRDVTLCNAGVFCAAGPDLARWLAAVRADNSKGEYYLTDVVALAVAEGRRVVAVEADYTELRGVNSRVELAEAEAAVQGRLRRAAMDGGATLTAPDTVFLSADTLLEPDVTVGPHVVFGPGVIVRSGATIFAFSHLEGCVVESGARIGPYARLRPGAEVGEGAHVGNFVELKATKLGAGAKANHLAYLGDSTIGAGSNIGAGTITCNYDGYLKHRTIIGAGSFVGSNATLVAPVTLGANSFIAAGSVITQDVAADALAFGRARQSEKAGGGAAIRANWATKGKKS; from the coding sequence ATGAACACGACCGCCGTGATCCTCGCCGCCGGCCTCGGGACCCGCATGAAATCCGCCCTGCCCAAGGCGCTGCATCCGATCGCCGGGCGGCCGATGCTGACGCATCTGCTCGATGCGGCCAAGAGCGTTTTCGATCGTATCGTGGTCGTCACGGGGCCGGAGATGGAGGCCGTGGCAATGGTTGCGGCGCCGTATCCCACCGTGGTCCAAACCGCGCGCCTCGGCACCGCCCATGCCGCCTTGCAGGCCGCGCCGCAGTTCGGGGCGGGCGAGGTCGCCATTCTCTATGCCGACAATCCGCTGATCACAGCGGAGACGTTGCGCAGGCTGCGTGAGGCGCGGAGTGGCGAGATCGGCCTCGCTTTGCTGGCCATGCGCCCACCCGCGCCCGGCAAATACGGCCGGGTGCTGACCGACGCGGTGGGGGACGTGACCGCCATCGTCGAATGGGCCGAGGCGACCCAAGACCAGCGGGACGTGACGCTGTGCAATGCCGGCGTGTTCTGCGCCGCCGGACCCGATCTCGCCCGTTGGCTCGCGGCGGTGCGCGCCGACAATTCCAAGGGTGAATACTATTTGACGGATGTGGTGGCTCTGGCCGTCGCAGAGGGGCGCCGGGTGGTGGCCGTCGAAGCCGATTACACCGAACTGCGCGGCGTCAATTCCCGCGTCGAACTCGCCGAGGCCGAGGCCGCCGTCCAAGGTCGCCTGCGCCGTGCGGCGATGGACGGCGGCGCCACATTGACGGCGCCGGACACGGTCTTCCTGTCAGCCGATACGCTGTTGGAGCCGGATGTGACCGTCGGTCCGCATGTCGTCTTCGGACCCGGCGTGATCGTGCGGTCGGGCGCCACCATCTTCGCCTTTAGCCATTTGGAAGGCTGCGTGGTCGAAAGCGGCGCGCGGATCGGCCCCTATGCGCGGCTGCGGCCTGGTGCGGAGGTGGGTGAGGGCGCCCATGTCGGCAATTTCGTCGAGCTGAAGGCCACGAAACTCGGCGCCGGGGCGAAGGCCAATCACCTCGCCTATCTCGGGGACAGCACCATCGGCGCGGGCAGCAATATCGGCGCCGGCACCATCACCTGCAATTACGACGGCTATTTGAAGCATCGCACGATCATCGGGGCGGGCAGTTTCGTCGGCTCCAATGCCACACTCGTGGCACCGGTCACGCTCGGTGCGAACAGCTTTATCGCGGCCGGCAGCGTCATTACCCAGGATGTGGCGGCCGATGCCCTGGCCTTTGGCCGCGCGCGCCAAAGCGAAAAGGCCGGCGGGGGCGCCGCCATTCGAGCGAACTGGGCGACAAAAGGAAAGAAGTCCTAA
- a CDS encoding HAD-IA family hydrolase — translation MARCVVFDLDGTLTDSLPDLAAALNRSLGGHGQPPLPLDQVRPMVGDGIRALYERGYAARGLMLTEADLAAGTADYTAHATVETVLYPGAMDAVQALAAAGWRIAVCTNKPEAPARVLLAHVGLLPLLAAVGGGDSFAMRKPDPEHVRLTLAAAGGETETAIMVGDHHNDIAAGHGAGAATIFAAWGYGTPEMGTRADAVAERFADVPELCRRFLKVVTL, via the coding sequence ATGGCCAGATGCGTCGTCTTCGATCTCGATGGCACACTCACCGACAGCCTGCCTGATCTCGCCGCCGCCCTGAACCGCAGCCTGGGCGGCCACGGTCAGCCGCCATTGCCGCTGGATCAGGTGCGGCCGATGGTGGGGGACGGCATTCGCGCCTTGTATGAGCGCGGCTATGCGGCGCGGGGCCTGATGCTCACCGAGGCCGATCTCGCAGCGGGGACCGCCGATTATACCGCCCATGCGACGGTCGAGACGGTGCTCTATCCTGGCGCGATGGACGCCGTGCAGGCCTTGGCGGCGGCGGGTTGGCGGATCGCGGTTTGCACCAACAAGCCGGAAGCACCGGCGCGGGTGCTGCTCGCGCATGTCGGGCTGCTGCCGTTGCTGGCGGCGGTGGGCGGCGGCGATAGTTTCGCGATGCGCAAGCCCGATCCCGAGCATGTCCGGCTGACGCTCGCGGCGGCCGGTGGCGAGACGGAGACGGCGATCATGGTCGGCGATCACCACAACGACATCGCGGCCGGCCACGGGGCGGGCGCCGCCACCATCTTCGCCGCCTGGGGCTATGGCACGCCCGAGATGGGCACCCGCGCCGATGCGGTGGCGGAGCGTTTCGCGGACGTGCCGGAGTTATGCCGACGGTTCCTGAAAGTCGTGACGCTGTAG
- a CDS encoding prephenate dehydrogenase/arogenate dehydrogenase family protein, translated as MATHLAPYVTLVIHDPAFPSASLAEAAACPIVVLAVPVNALEQTVTAIAPLLQPGALVLDVGSVKTLPADIMRRGLPDHVAIVATHPLFGPQSAAQGIAGLKIAVCPIRGNAGPRVGAFLRHCLGLEVIMTTPEAHDREAATVQGLTHLIAKILVQMEPLPTRMTTRSFDLLMQAVGMVRHDAPEVFQAIEHANPYSAEVRRRFLTFMDAAAATADKS; from the coding sequence ATGGCGACCCATCTTGCCCCCTATGTGACGCTCGTGATTCATGATCCGGCTTTCCCCTCCGCCAGCCTGGCGGAAGCAGCCGCCTGCCCCATCGTCGTGCTGGCCGTGCCGGTCAATGCCCTGGAGCAGACGGTGACCGCCATCGCGCCCTTGCTGCAGCCCGGCGCCCTCGTGCTCGACGTCGGGTCTGTGAAGACGCTGCCGGCCGACATCATGCGACGGGGCCTGCCCGATCATGTCGCGATCGTCGCGACCCATCCCCTGTTCGGGCCGCAGAGCGCGGCGCAAGGCATCGCCGGCCTCAAGATCGCGGTCTGCCCCATCCGGGGCAATGCCGGCCCCCGCGTCGGCGCCTTTCTGCGCCATTGCCTGGGCCTGGAGGTGATCATGACCACGCCCGAAGCCCATGACCGGGAGGCTGCGACCGTGCAGGGCCTCACCCATCTCATTGCCAAGATTTTGGTTCAGATGGAGCCTCTGCCGACGCGCATGACGACGCGCAGCTTCGATCTGCTCATGCAGGCCGTGGGCATGGTGCGGCACGACGCGCCGGAGGTGTTTCAGGCCATTGAGCATGCCAACCCCTATTCGGCCGAGGTGCGCCGGCGCTTCCTTACCTTCATGGATGCGGCGGCCGCGACGGCGGATAAGAGTTAA
- a CDS encoding cupin domain-containing protein, with the protein MSYRRLGLALGLIATLPAWPAAAADAPYTVTQLMSAIATPSGQPLVMPQGDVRVMVSTYDIAPGATLPIHRHPYPRYGYVLAGTLRVTDTDTGQSWDYKTGDFIVEVVGQWHFGENTGTTPVKLLVIDVVPKVDTRNTVLKSMP; encoded by the coding sequence ATGTCTTACCGCAGGCTAGGGCTCGCTCTCGGTCTGATTGCGACGCTTCCCGCGTGGCCGGCCGCCGCTGCCGATGCGCCCTATACGGTCACGCAGCTGATGTCGGCCATTGCCACGCCTTCCGGCCAGCCGCTGGTCATGCCGCAGGGCGATGTCCGGGTCATGGTATCGACCTATGATATCGCGCCGGGGGCGACGCTGCCGATCCACCGGCATCCCTATCCCCGCTACGGTTACGTGCTGGCGGGAACCCTGCGGGTGACGGATACCGATACCGGGCAGAGCTGGGACTACAAGACTGGCGATTTCATCGTCGAAGTCGTCGGCCAATGGCATTTCGGGGAGAATACCGGCACCACGCCGGTGAAGCTGCTGGTGATCGACGTGGTGCCCAAGGTGGATACGCGGAACACGGTCCTCAAGTCGATGCCGTGA
- the cysS gene encoding cysteine--tRNA ligase, which translates to MHALTLHNSLSRRREAFAPLNPQRVGLYVCGPTVYDLAHLGNARPVVVFDVLARLLRVLFPHVTYVRNITDVEDKINARAAELGVPIAEITARTTVEFHADMAALGALPPDIEPRATDNIPQMIAIIEKLIASGHAYEAEGHVLFSVASDPHYGRLSGRSPEELQAGARVEIAPYKRDAGDFVLWKPSPPELPGWDSPWGRGRPGWHIECSAMSWRYLGQDFDIHGGGGDLIFPHHENEMAQSCCAFPGSHFARVWLHNGMLLVHGEKMSKSLGNFRTVREVLSVAPGEAVRFLLLRTHYRASLDFTEAGLVEARRELDRFYRALAKHAPGFAEEPAEVPAEVMAALCDDLNTPGAIAALHVLADRALAGDAAAAAGLHAAGRVLGLLQVAPETWFQGEGDAGVDAAIAERLAARKARDFGRADAIRAELLARGIVLEDGPGGTTWRRADAS; encoded by the coding sequence ATGCACGCCCTGACACTCCATAACAGCCTTAGCCGGCGCCGCGAGGCCTTTGCACCCCTCAATCCGCAGCGGGTTGGCCTCTATGTCTGTGGCCCGACGGTCTATGACCTCGCCCATCTCGGCAATGCCCGGCCTGTGGTGGTGTTCGACGTGCTGGCCCGGCTGCTGCGCGTACTCTTCCCGCACGTCACCTACGTCCGCAACATCACGGATGTGGAGGACAAGATCAACGCCCGCGCCGCGGAGCTTGGCGTCCCTATCGCCGAGATCACGGCACGGACGACGGTGGAATTCCATGCCGATATGGCGGCCCTCGGCGCCCTGCCGCCGGACATCGAGCCGCGCGCGACGGATAACATTCCGCAGATGATCGCGATCATCGAAAAGCTCATCGCCAGCGGCCATGCCTATGAGGCCGAGGGCCATGTGCTGTTCTCGGTCGCCAGCGATCCGCATTACGGCCGCCTCTCCGGCCGCTCGCCCGAGGAGTTGCAGGCCGGGGCGCGCGTCGAAATTGCCCCGTATAAGCGCGATGCGGGGGATTTCGTGTTGTGGAAACCCTCCCCGCCCGAACTGCCGGGCTGGGATAGCCCTTGGGGCCGTGGCCGGCCGGGCTGGCATATCGAATGCTCGGCCATGTCCTGGCGCTATCTCGGCCAGGATTTCGACATTCATGGCGGCGGCGGGGATCTGATCTTCCCGCATCATGAGAACGAAATGGCCCAGAGCTGCTGCGCCTTTCCCGGCAGCCATTTCGCGCGCGTCTGGCTGCATAACGGCATGCTTCTCGTGCACGGCGAGAAGATGTCCAAAAGCCTCGGCAATTTCCGCACCGTGCGGGAAGTGCTGAGCGTTGCACCTGGCGAGGCCGTGCGCTTCCTGCTGCTGCGCACGCATTACCGCGCGTCGCTCGATTTCACGGAAGCCGGCTTGGTCGAGGCACGGCGCGAGCTGGATCGCTTCTATCGCGCGCTCGCCAAGCACGCGCCGGGCTTCGCCGAGGAACCGGCGGAGGTGCCGGCCGAGGTCATGGCCGCCCTCTGTGACGACCTCAATACGCCGGGTGCCATCGCCGCACTTCACGTCCTCGCCGATCGTGCTTTGGCCGGCGACGCGGCCGCGGCGGCGGGTCTGCATGCCGCTGGCCGCGTGCTCGGCCTTCTGCAAGTGGCGCCAGAGACATGGTTCCAGGGCGAGGGTGACGCCGGAGTGGACGCTGCCATCGCCGAACGCCTCGCAGCCCGCAAGGCGCGCGACTTTGGCCGCGCCGACGCCATCCGCGCCGAATTGCTCGCACGCGGCATCGTGCTGGAGGACGGCCCCGGTGGCACCACCTGGCGCCGCGCGGACGCCTCATGA
- a CDS encoding RNA methyltransferase, producing MTGKDMGADIAPIGNSPVVILVRPQLADNIGSVARAMANGGLFHLRLVAPRDGWPQDRAWRMASGADRILDAVTVHETIAEAVADLHHVAATCPRPRHIIKPILTARGAASELRSITGRGLRCGILFGPERAGLENDDMAEADMLVRYPLNPAFMSLNLSQAVMVMAYEWWMAVEESSPRTLMTNETRVATKGELENFLGHLTRELDDCGFLRNLPKRPGMVRNIRHLFQRGEVTEQELRTLHGVITELARGRNGRVVG from the coding sequence ATGACCGGCAAGGATATGGGCGCGGATATCGCGCCGATCGGCAATAGCCCGGTGGTGATCCTCGTGCGCCCGCAACTCGCCGACAATATCGGCAGCGTGGCGCGGGCCATGGCCAATGGTGGCCTGTTCCACCTGCGCCTCGTGGCACCTCGGGACGGCTGGCCGCAAGATCGCGCCTGGCGCATGGCCTCCGGCGCGGACCGCATTCTGGATGCGGTGACAGTGCATGAGACGATCGCCGAAGCGGTCGCCGACTTGCACCATGTCGCGGCCACCTGCCCGCGTCCGCGCCATATCATCAAGCCTATTCTCACCGCGCGTGGTGCGGCGTCGGAACTCCGCTCCATCACAGGTCGAGGTCTGCGCTGCGGTATTCTGTTCGGACCGGAGCGTGCGGGTTTGGAGAATGACGACATGGCGGAGGCGGATATGCTGGTGCGCTATCCGCTCAACCCTGCATTCATGTCCCTCAACCTGTCCCAGGCCGTGATGGTGATGGCCTATGAATGGTGGATGGCGGTTGAGGAGTCATCGCCACGGACCTTGATGACGAACGAGACGCGGGTCGCGACCAAGGGCGAGTTGGAGAACTTCCTCGGTCACCTCACGCGGGAACTGGATGATTGCGGTTTCCTGCGCAACTTGCCGAAGCGGCCGGGCATGGTGCGCAACATCCGCCACCTGTTCCAGCGCGGCGAGGTGACGGAGCAGGAGTTGCGGACGCTGCACGGCGTCATCACAGAGCTAGCGCGTGGCCGGAACGGACGGGTGGTCGGTTAG